The following coding sequences are from one Oncorhynchus nerka isolate Pitt River linkage group LG6, Oner_Uvic_2.0, whole genome shotgun sequence window:
- the LOC115120488 gene encoding UPF0461 protein C5orf24 homolog isoform X3, whose protein sequence is MMHQVTGSSNDYCMSGLAEECQHPTTHFDLCSSQSNKFYPSPPPPTLQLPHPNLHKPMPCQMQQETQNEFHPQTVRIRGPSEAPTGTESSKKKKGGVVKSGRRGRPSGTTKSAGYRTSTGRPLGTTKAAGFKTSPGRPLGTTKAAGYKVSPGRPPGSIKTLARLKKLEYGSCDGTKKLGFSNCVGGAKKLDYASCDGTKKLDYASFEVAPFPYNLMQKRGLREPTGKVEEPNE, encoded by the coding sequence ATGATGCACCAAGTCACTGGCAGCAGCAATGACTATTGCATGAGTGGCCTTGCAGAGGAATGTCAACACCCAACCACCCACTTTGACTTATGTAGCTCGCAATCCAACAAATTCTACCCTTCGCCTCCACCCCCTACTCTACAGCTGCCCCACCCAAACTTGCACAAGCCCATGCCCTGTCAAATGCAACAAGAGACCCAGAATGAGTTCCACCCTCAGACAGTGAGGATCCGAGGGCCCAGTGAAGCTCCAACTGGGACAGAGAGCTCCAAGAAAAAGAAAGGAGGCGTCGTCAAGTCTGGCCGTAGAGGGAGACCCTCGGGGACCACGAAGTCAGCCGGTTACCGGACAAGCACTGGGCGTCCGTTGGGGACCACGAAAGCTGCGGGGTTCAAGACCAGTCCCGGCAGGCCTCTGGGTACGACCAAAGCGGCAGGCTACAAGGTTAGTCCTGGCAGGCCTCCTGGTAGCATCAAGACTCTGGCTCGGCTCAAGAAACTGGAGTACGGGAGCTGTGATGGTACCAAGAAACTAGGCTTCAGTAACTGCGTCGGCGGAGCCAAGAAACTGGACTATGCCAGCTGTGATGGTACCAAGAAATTGGACTATGCCAGCTTCGAAGTGGCACCTTTCCCTTACAACCTGATGCAGAAACGAGGCTTGCGTGAGCCTACTGGCAAAGTGGAGGAACCTAACGAGTAG